AGCGGCCACCGCCCATACTTTTTGCTGGAATCAACTCAGCCTGACGACGCAGAAAAATGGCGACTGGCTGGAATTATTGAGCAACCCACTCTTACGCATCGGGACATCGACACCCGGCTGCGACCCGTCCGGGGATTACACCTGGGCCCTGTTTGATAAACTTGAGCAACTTCAGCAAGGTCGGGGGGAACCACTTCGCTCCCGCGCAATTCAGCTTGTCGGCGGGCGTGACACTGTCACCATCCCGGCGGGTGAACTGGCCAGCGCGTGGATATTGCGCCAGGACCTGGCGGATGTATTTATCGGTTACGCGCATTATGGCAAAGCGCTAAGCGGGCAGCCGGATATTCGCAGCGTCGCTATCCCACCTGAACACAATATCCAGTGCGAATATCAGTTAGCCGTGCTTGATGACTGCCAGGAAGTGATCGCCCTGGTTGAGTTTATTCTTGCCAGTGAAGGTCAGGCGTTTTTAGCAGCGGCGGGTTTTCTACCGGCTACCTTTCAATAGTAAAAAGTGGCGCAATAAACGGGGTGGCGTAATTCTCTACCCCGATTTTGCGCAGACTTAAACCGTACGCCTGGGCCAAATTCTCTTCCGTCGCAATAGAATCCGTTGGCCCCGCCAGCCATTTCCCCTCGGGCAACAAAAGCAGCGTATGCGTGGCAACCTGTAGCGCGTGAACCGGGTCATGCGTGGTAAAGATGATGCCGCGCTGCTGCCGATGGGCCAGGTCACTGATGAGTTGCAGCACCACCTGCTGATTGGCGAGATCCAGCGCAGAACAGGGTTCATCCAGCAGCAGCGTCTGGCTTGCCGTCACCAGAGCGCGGGCGATCATCACCAGTTGCTGCTGCCCGCCGGAAAGAGAACTAAAAGTGTTCGAGGCCAGATGCGCAATATTTAACTGCTCCAGCGCCTGAGTCACTCGCTGCGTATCTTCGCGGCGCGGTTGCGAAAAAAGTTTTACATGCTGCGCCCTACCCATCAGCACCACATCGCTAACCGAATACGGAAATGGCAGATGAGAATGTTGCGCGACGATACCTATCCCGCCCTTGTTTTCAACACGCCCGCCCAGCGGTTTTAATGTGCCGGTCAGCGTGTCCAGCAGCGTACTTTTCCCCAGACCGTTTCGCCCGAGCACCGCCCAAACATCCCCTTTTCGGGCGTGAAAACTCAGTGGTTCGAACAGCGGTTTTGCGTAGCCATATAATAATTGCTCAACGCGTAATTCACCGGAATTCATTGGCGTCCTCTGCGGCTGGATTGAA
This genomic window from Buttiauxella gaviniae contains:
- a CDS encoding substrate-binding domain-containing protein; its protein translation is MTSPLPLLAAGSLRLAFTPLLNHFTQVTGIEVAVQYGPAGLLRERIEAGEPCALFASANREHPQRLLAQGKAATAHTFCWNQLSLTTQKNGDWLELLSNPLLRIGTSTPGCDPSGDYTWALFDKLEQLQQGRGEPLRSRAIQLVGGRDTVTIPAGELASAWILRQDLADVFIGYAHYGKALSGQPDIRSVAIPPEHNIQCEYQLAVLDDCQEVIALVEFILASEGQAFLAAAGFLPATFQ
- a CDS encoding ABC transporter ATP-binding protein is translated as MNSGELRVEQLLYGYAKPLFEPLSFHARKGDVWAVLGRNGLGKSTLLDTLTGTLKPLGGRVENKGGIGIVAQHSHLPFPYSVSDVVLMGRAQHVKLFSQPRREDTQRVTQALEQLNIAHLASNTFSSLSGGQQQLVMIARALVTASQTLLLDEPCSALDLANQQVVLQLISDLAHRQQRGIIFTTHDPVHALQVATHTLLLLPEGKWLAGPTDSIATEENLAQAYGLSLRKIGVENYATPFIAPLFTIER